One genomic segment of uncultured Desulfobacter sp. includes these proteins:
- the phoU gene encoding phosphate signaling complex protein PhoU gives MTNQLTRAMHKIKKEILSLGAMVEDRFKKTIYAVKTNDLEQAIQIIETDYLVDAQEVEVEEECLRTLALYHPVATDLRLITAVIKINNDLERIADYAANIAWRFKISGQSSNFFQYDYTAMAEQAAKMLKLSLDALVNLDGNLAYKVREMDEEVNTMRNEAYNVMKDAIIKNPEKVEEIINMYLISRHIERVGDHTKNIAEEVIYLIDGEIIRHS, from the coding sequence ATGACCAACCAGCTTACCCGGGCCATGCATAAAATCAAAAAAGAAATTTTATCCCTTGGTGCCATGGTCGAAGACCGGTTTAAAAAAACCATATATGCTGTCAAGACCAACGATCTTGAACAGGCCATCCAGATTATTGAAACTGATTACCTGGTGGATGCCCAGGAGGTTGAGGTCGAAGAAGAATGCCTGCGAACCCTTGCTCTGTATCATCCTGTGGCAACGGACCTGAGGCTGATTACGGCTGTGATCAAGATCAACAATGACCTTGAACGTATTGCCGACTATGCAGCGAATATTGCCTGGCGGTTTAAGATAAGCGGCCAAAGTTCAAATTTTTTTCAATATGACTATACCGCCATGGCCGAACAGGCGGCAAAGATGCTTAAACTCAGTTTAGATGCCCTCGTCAACCTGGATGGGAACCTGGCATATAAAGTCCGGGAGATGGACGAGGAAGTCAATACCATGCGCAATGAAGCTTACAATGTCATGAAAGATGCCATAATCAAGAATCCGGAAAAGGTTGAGGAAATTATTAATATGTATCTTATTTCAAGGCATATTGAACGGGTTGGCGATCACACTAAAAACATTGCAGAGGAAGTCATTTACTTGATAGATGGAGAAATTATTCGCCATTCTTGA
- a CDS encoding response regulator: protein MSKETILIVDDEEDILELIKFNLKGEGYNILQALTGEEAIKIAKQSGPDLMVLDLMLPGIDGLEVTRYLKNNNATMDIPIVMLTAKGEESDIVTGLELGANDYISKPFSPRELTARIRAILRRRRKNAPEAPVRVRQEGDMVIDRAKHRVTIEGKIIELTLSEFELLSFLAEKKGWVFTRGQIVDAIHGENYAVTERSIDVIIVGLRKKLGAYSSCIETVRGVGYRFKE from the coding sequence ATGTCCAAAGAGACCATATTGATTGTTGATGATGAAGAAGACATTCTTGAACTGATAAAATTTAATCTCAAGGGCGAGGGCTACAATATACTTCAGGCCCTGACCGGGGAGGAGGCCATTAAAATTGCCAAACAGTCCGGCCCTGATCTCATGGTGCTTGATCTTATGCTGCCCGGAATTGACGGGCTTGAAGTCACCAGGTATCTGAAAAACAACAATGCCACCATGGATATTCCAATTGTGATGCTCACGGCAAAGGGCGAGGAATCCGACATTGTCACCGGTCTGGAACTTGGGGCCAATGATTACATATCCAAGCCTTTCAGTCCAAGGGAGCTTACTGCCCGGATTCGTGCTATTCTGCGTCGCCGCCGGAAAAACGCCCCAGAAGCGCCGGTCCGTGTTCGCCAGGAAGGGGATATGGTCATTGACCGGGCCAAACATCGGGTCACCATTGAAGGAAAAATTATTGAACTGACCTTGTCCGAGTTTGAACTGCTCTCCTTTCTGGCAGAGAAAAAGGGCTGGGTGTTTACCCGGGGGCAGATCGTGGATGCCATTCACGGTGAAAATTATGCCGTAACCGAGCGCAGTATTGATGTCATCATCGTAGGATTGCGCAAGAAATTGGGTGCCTATTCATCTTGTATTGAAACTGTTCGGGGTGTGGGATATCGTTTTAAGGAATAG
- a CDS encoding transposase: MAINVLPKTKTPKGEHAMRTRRVLYPETSEMYICELDQCPLCGEQLELSRYSSGHKIVQNLSSTVEVGYWPKQCDNPSCINYERKWRSAEWQQIAPMHCSYGFDVITTIGWQRQTSRCTFEDIHSDLAGRIIISESQVRHLYQERYLPLLASQERTRWDELEQVSQEFGLILSLDGLAPEGGEPQLWVVRELQTGVTLRSGWLSEQGQHAFENFLRPIVETDLTVRAVLSDKQRGLLPAVNEIFPEARHALCQLHYLKNVAEPAASADEIMKVKLRKTVRQNAGDIIRPEHVEQPGVLTVTGLLPSVVIENPAAEGKTEQHSVDQVEQERHSIVDALIRRVRYLLTLKGRPPFRMAGIEMYQGFRELCDCLEVFIAHIPDERLIRLQHGLSEALKCFTDDYDQLSEVADWLIHISTLLDPEENPYRMGDEVKNELVEYLDQLLEQNKDNPTLFIFASKICKTTGNYASGLFHTYDVPALPRTNNDRESEFRGLNQRLLRTTGQKGATKRMIQRSGAWELIPRPGSLEETISAFSSVDMDVFREERQRLRNHRSRFKLHTRSGKRVLTELEKLTERWLKLPQDNQKR; this comes from the coding sequence ATGGCAATAAATGTTTTGCCAAAAACAAAGACTCCCAAAGGAGAACATGCCATGAGAACACGCCGTGTATTATACCCCGAAACATCGGAAATGTACATTTGCGAATTAGATCAATGTCCGTTATGTGGCGAACAACTGGAGTTGAGTCGTTATTCAAGTGGACATAAAATTGTACAGAATCTGTCATCGACGGTGGAAGTCGGTTATTGGCCCAAGCAGTGCGACAACCCGAGCTGCATCAATTACGAGCGAAAGTGGCGGTCCGCCGAATGGCAGCAAATTGCTCCGATGCATTGCAGTTATGGTTTTGACGTCATTACAACGATCGGATGGCAACGACAGACCAGCAGATGTACTTTTGAAGATATTCACTCGGATTTAGCCGGCAGAATCATCATCAGTGAATCTCAGGTCCGTCATCTGTATCAGGAGCGTTACCTGCCGTTATTGGCTTCTCAAGAACGAACCCGGTGGGATGAATTAGAGCAAGTTTCACAAGAATTCGGTCTGATCCTGAGTCTGGACGGTCTGGCTCCTGAGGGAGGCGAGCCGCAATTGTGGGTTGTGCGTGAACTTCAAACAGGAGTGACGCTTCGCAGTGGTTGGCTCAGTGAACAGGGACAGCATGCCTTTGAAAATTTCCTGCGGCCGATCGTCGAAACCGACTTAACAGTCAGGGCAGTTCTCAGCGATAAACAGCGGGGCCTGCTGCCGGCGGTTAATGAAATTTTCCCTGAAGCCCGACACGCTTTATGCCAGTTGCATTACCTGAAAAATGTTGCTGAACCGGCAGCATCCGCTGATGAGATAATGAAAGTTAAACTCAGGAAAACGGTCCGACAAAATGCCGGGGACATCATCCGCCCGGAGCATGTGGAGCAACCAGGGGTATTGACGGTAACGGGTTTGCTGCCGTCAGTTGTCATTGAAAACCCTGCCGCCGAGGGGAAAACGGAACAACATTCAGTTGATCAGGTGGAACAGGAACGGCACTCCATTGTGGATGCACTGATACGCCGGGTGCGTTATCTGTTGACGTTAAAGGGGCGTCCACCATTCCGCATGGCAGGCATTGAAATGTATCAAGGTTTTAGGGAACTCTGTGATTGCCTGGAGGTATTCATCGCTCATATTCCCGATGAACGGCTGATTCGGTTACAGCACGGTCTGAGTGAAGCCCTCAAATGCTTTACGGATGACTATGATCAATTGAGTGAAGTTGCCGACTGGCTGATTCATATCTCGACATTGCTCGACCCAGAGGAAAACCCGTATCGAATGGGAGATGAAGTAAAAAACGAGCTGGTTGAGTACCTGGATCAGTTACTTGAGCAAAACAAGGATAATCCGACACTGTTCATCTTCGCAAGCAAGATCTGTAAAACTACTGGTAACTACGCCTCCGGCTTGTTTCATACTTACGATGTACCCGCTTTGCCGAGAACGAACAATGATCGGGAAAGTGAATTCCGCGGACTCAATCAGCGCCTGCTGCGAACAACAGGGCAAAAAGGAGCTACAAAGCGTATGATCCAGCGTTCCGGAGCGTGGGAATTGATTCCGCGCCCGGGAAGTCTTGAGGAAACGATCAGCGCATTCTCATCTGTTGATATGGATGTATTCCGTGAAGAACGGCAAAGACTTCGCAATCACCGTAGTCGTTTCAAACTCCATACCCGTTCCGGCAAAAGAGTTCTAACGGAGCTGGAAAAATTGACGGAACGCTGGCTTAAATTGCCACAAGATAATCAAAAAAGGTGA
- a CDS encoding ATP-binding protein, whose product MYRKKTKLIWRIFPSFLFIILLSLTVEAWYSDIYFKKFFLETTQRELMIRASLIQDRFARALYVDGLSPQQIDALCKNLGEKIQTRITVILHSGEVIGDSFARVETMENHRKRSEIQTALAGEKSMAVRYSPTLDKNMMYIALPIVYSQSDPAVIRTAVSISDIDAKVETMRNSVSLVFILTTMAAALASLYVSRRIANPVEQMRQGAQEFSKGNLTNQLPYPDTEELSQLARAMNLMASELNKKIMDVRNRSRELEAVHTSMQEGVIAINDQEQIITINKAAAKIFDFSPETLKTKHVLEVARNYDLQVFIKKALATSEPVEDDIVIDAGHRMVLNIHSTALYDVHDKRMGTLIIFHDITRIRLLETMHKDFAANVSHELKTPLTTIKGFIETLQQMMADSQSPTTQDSAAQFGRFLGIIEKNVNRMVSLIDDLLALSRLERLKGTDIEFETHSLAGLIQKVVRFCADRAQSRGVTMEVHCPDTIAAMVDPTLMEQAVFNLLDNAIKYSGEGTCVTINAELKDSNIQIQVKDTGSGIDAMHLPKIFNRFYRVDKGRSRDQGGTGLGLAIVKHIVQYHNGRIEVESRRGKGTCFTITIPGATAL is encoded by the coding sequence ATGTATCGTAAAAAAACAAAGCTGATTTGGCGGATATTTCCATCATTTCTTTTTATTATTCTTTTATCCCTGACCGTGGAAGCCTGGTATTCTGACATTTATTTTAAAAAATTTTTTCTTGAAACCACCCAGCGTGAACTTATGATCAGGGCATCTTTGATACAGGACCGGTTTGCCCGCGCCCTGTATGTAGATGGCTTGTCGCCACAGCAGATTGATGCCCTGTGCAAAAATCTGGGAGAAAAAATTCAAACCCGCATTACGGTTATTTTGCATTCAGGTGAGGTCATCGGCGACTCCTTTGCCAGGGTGGAGACCATGGAAAATCACAGAAAACGGTCTGAAATCCAGACAGCACTCGCCGGTGAAAAAAGTATGGCCGTGCGCTATAGTCCCACCCTTGATAAAAATATGATGTATATTGCCCTTCCCATTGTTTACAGCCAGTCTGATCCCGCCGTGATCCGGACGGCTGTCTCCATTTCGGATATTGACGCCAAGGTTGAGACTATGCGCAATTCGGTTTCCCTGGTTTTTATTTTGACCACCATGGCTGCGGCCCTGGCAAGCCTGTATGTTTCACGGCGTATTGCCAATCCCGTGGAGCAGATGCGCCAAGGGGCGCAAGAGTTTTCCAAAGGCAACCTGACCAACCAACTGCCCTATCCGGATACCGAAGAACTGTCCCAATTGGCCAGAGCCATGAATTTGATGGCCTCGGAACTCAATAAAAAGATCATGGATGTCAGAAACCGCAGCCGGGAGCTTGAAGCGGTTCACACCAGTATGCAGGAGGGCGTAATTGCCATTAATGACCAGGAGCAGATTATAACCATTAATAAGGCAGCTGCCAAAATATTTGATTTTTCGCCGGAAACGCTGAAAACAAAGCATGTGCTTGAGGTCGCTAGAAATTATGATCTGCAGGTATTCATTAAAAAAGCCCTTGCCACCAGTGAACCTGTAGAAGATGATATCGTGATTGACGCAGGTCATCGCATGGTACTCAATATTCACTCCACAGCCTTGTATGACGTCCATGACAAGCGCATGGGCACTTTGATCATTTTCCATGATATCACCCGAATCAGACTGCTTGAAACCATGCACAAGGATTTTGCGGCAAATGTTTCCCACGAATTAAAAACCCCTTTGACCACGATCAAGGGGTTCATTGAAACCCTTCAGCAGATGATGGCAGACAGTCAGAGCCCTACAACCCAGGATTCAGCAGCCCAGTTCGGCCGGTTTCTGGGAATCATCGAAAAAAACGTCAATCGCATGGTCAGCCTGATTGATGATCTTTTAGCGCTTTCAAGACTGGAGCGTCTAAAAGGGACCGATATCGAGTTTGAGACCCACTCCCTGGCCGGTCTGATTCAGAAGGTCGTTAGGTTCTGCGCGGACCGGGCCCAGTCCCGGGGGGTAACCATGGAAGTCCACTGTCCGGATACCATTGCCGCTATGGTAGATCCCACGCTCATGGAGCAGGCTGTGTTTAATCTTCTGGATAATGCCATAAAGTACAGCGGTGAGGGGACATGCGTTACCATTAATGCAGAATTAAAAGACAGCAATATACAAATTCAGGTTAAAGATACGGGTTCGGGCATTGATGCGATGCATCTGCCAAAAATATTCAACCGGTTTTACCGGGTGGATAAGGGCCGAAGCCGGGACCAGGGTGGTACCGGCTTGGGGCTGGCCATTGTCAAACATATTGTCCAGTACCATAATGGCCGCATTGAGGTGGAAAGCCGGCGTGGAAAGGGGACCTGTTTCACCATCACCATACCCGGAGCTACAGCATTATAA
- a CDS encoding cytoplasmic protein: protein MKKKDTHQFIQEYKGIAAFGMDRASNEETIMFYLQKFSEDAFMKTLLPRLSDQELEDIYDWVNTYLRKHISEEEYHNLFLKDR, encoded by the coding sequence ATGAAAAAAAAAGACACCCATCAATTTATTCAAGAATATAAAGGGATTGCAGCCTTTGGCATGGACAGGGCAAGCAATGAGGAGACCATCATGTTCTATCTACAGAAATTCAGTGAAGACGCCTTCATGAAAACCCTTCTACCAAGGCTTTCCGACCAGGAACTTGAAGATATCTATGATTGGGTCAACACATACTTAAGAAAACACATATCCGAGGAAGAGTATCACAACCTGTTTTTAAAAGATCGTTAG
- a CDS encoding bifunctional precorrin-2 dehydrogenase/sirohydrochlorin ferrochelatase, with protein sequence MDYYPIFLDVKDRYCLVVGGGAVGTRKALGLARAGARVIVVSLGFSDELSNAPVSAITLKKKKFEDSDLDGMSLAFAATDNMQLNARIRQAAQKKNILCNIADGQDKGDFILPAVVDRGDLLLAVSTCGASPALSKCLRMEIEARFGPEYGILAALLGRIRTILLERGHNPKGHRKIFCALLDADLPEKIAAGQTRQIDTVLAKVLGDGFSLERLMPDFGTREL encoded by the coding sequence ATGGATTACTATCCGATTTTTTTAGATGTTAAAGACAGATATTGTCTTGTGGTAGGCGGTGGTGCCGTGGGAACAAGAAAGGCGCTTGGCCTTGCCCGGGCAGGAGCCCGGGTCATCGTGGTCAGCCTTGGCTTTTCAGATGAATTGTCAAATGCGCCGGTTTCTGCCATTACGTTAAAGAAAAAAAAATTTGAGGATTCGGATCTGGACGGCATGAGCCTGGCTTTTGCCGCCACAGATAATATGCAGTTAAATGCCAGAATACGGCAGGCTGCCCAAAAGAAAAATATATTGTGCAATATTGCTGACGGTCAGGACAAAGGGGATTTTATCCTGCCGGCAGTGGTGGATAGAGGCGATCTTTTACTTGCCGTCTCTACCTGCGGGGCAAGTCCGGCCCTTTCAAAATGCCTACGCATGGAGATAGAGGCTCGTTTCGGTCCTGAATATGGTATACTTGCAGCCCTTTTAGGCCGCATCAGAACTATTTTACTGGAACGTGGACATAATCCCAAGGGGCATCGCAAAATATTTTGTGCCTTGCTTGATGCCGATTTGCCTGAAAAAATTGCCGCAGGACAAACCCGGCAGATTGATACCGTGCTTGCCAAGGTTTTAGGTGACGGTTTCAGCCTGGAAAGGCTTATGCCTGATTTTGGTACCAGGGAGTTGTAA
- a CDS encoding ATP-binding protein → MMSDILDVYEIRVEKDRVFIRFSSAMEHIDTACASVLFFLRSKGPKFFPHLFAVNLGMREAMANAVRHGNKYDLGKLVFMELDISRDNWIRMKISDQGPGFEWMQVQDQVAPDEADHGRGISIMRTYFDRLRYNEKGNTLYLEKCIL, encoded by the coding sequence ATGATGTCTGACATCCTGGATGTTTATGAAATTAGAGTGGAGAAAGATCGTGTCTTCATACGGTTTTCTTCCGCCATGGAACATATTGATACGGCATGTGCCTCGGTGCTTTTTTTTCTTAGATCCAAAGGACCAAAGTTTTTTCCCCATTTGTTTGCCGTGAATTTAGGCATGCGTGAGGCCATGGCAAATGCCGTGCGCCATGGGAATAAATACGATTTGGGCAAGCTTGTTTTCATGGAACTTGACATAAGCCGGGATAATTGGATTCGTATGAAGATTTCCGATCAGGGGCCGGGTTTTGAATGGATGCAAGTTCAAGATCAGGTAGCGCCTGATGAGGCGGATCACGGCAGGGGCATAAGTATCATGCGAACCTATTTTGACCGCTTACGGTATAACGAAAAGGGCAATACCCTTTATCTTGAAAAATGTATCTTGTAA
- a CDS encoding Hpt domain-containing protein: MDFRNIKSFLSVDTNSAEELGRLLADTLASDLEKIRRGIRDIDLESISFTAHSIKGSSGNLGFQKLSQLAAVMETRSRVGRLDGLGDLLLEMQHLLEKLEDSLSGR, encoded by the coding sequence ATGGATTTTCGTAATATTAAATCGTTTCTAAGCGTTGATACAAATAGTGCCGAAGAACTAGGCCGCCTTCTGGCTGATACCCTGGCATCTGATCTGGAAAAGATCCGCCGGGGTATCCGGGATATCGATTTGGAATCCATCAGCTTTACGGCACATTCCATAAAGGGATCGTCCGGAAATTTGGGATTTCAAAAACTTTCTCAGCTGGCTGCGGTTATGGAGACCCGTTCCCGGGTTGGCCGGCTCGACGGTTTGGGGGATCTGCTTTTGGAAATGCAGCACCTTTTAGAAAAACTTGAAGACAGTCTGTCAGGCAGGTGA
- a CDS encoding murein transglycosylase A, which produces MNSLEQKFIRFCLYRGNKPIYKKRKALYHGLLYMLLILILAGTLGCGDRKKVEHPWENPLVKVPESDLPEFKDTLFLQDLEAAIDQSLVYFKRVPATRTYDYGRDVYNASHMISSLEVFKAFLETKPSAKDLNRFIRETYTVYKSIGGSNNDVLFTGYFEPTYPGSRTPGPEYPWPVYSMPDDLFQIDLSAFSDAYKGHKRLMARVDSESRRVKPYYTREQINNQLDFAQKARPVIWLANRIDRFFLEIQGSGRVALADGEIARLHYAGVNGRKYSAVGKYLIDKNEVPKEKMSMQAIREWLSTHPDRMDEVLFTNESFVFFKEGKGGPFGCINVAVTPVRSIATDIKLFPKGGLAFIQTALPAGIGQPKEAWPRASLFVLNQDTGGAIKGPGRVDLFCGAGDWADYTAGHMVARGQLYFLVLNQTN; this is translated from the coding sequence ATGAATAGCCTTGAACAAAAATTTATCCGGTTTTGTCTGTATCGGGGAAATAAGCCGATTTATAAGAAGCGTAAAGCATTGTATCATGGCTTACTTTATATGCTGCTGATTTTGATCCTTGCCGGAACTTTGGGGTGCGGGGATCGGAAAAAAGTGGAACACCCCTGGGAAAATCCGTTGGTGAAGGTACCTGAGTCAGACCTGCCCGAATTTAAGGATACGTTGTTCCTGCAAGACCTTGAAGCCGCCATTGACCAAAGCCTTGTCTATTTTAAACGGGTGCCGGCAACCCGGACCTATGATTATGGCCGGGACGTGTACAATGCCTCCCATATGATCTCTTCCCTTGAAGTCTTTAAGGCGTTTCTTGAAACCAAGCCGTCGGCCAAAGACCTGAATCGGTTTATCCGGGAAACGTATACGGTGTACAAAAGTATAGGCGGCTCTAATAATGATGTGCTTTTCACCGGTTATTTTGAACCCACCTATCCGGGCAGCCGTACCCCGGGTCCGGAATATCCCTGGCCGGTCTACTCCATGCCCGATGATCTGTTCCAGATTGATCTGTCAGCGTTCTCCGATGCATATAAAGGGCATAAACGGCTTATGGCGCGTGTTGATTCAGAGTCCCGCAGGGTTAAACCCTACTACACCCGGGAGCAGATCAACAATCAGTTGGATTTTGCACAAAAAGCCCGGCCCGTAATCTGGCTGGCCAACCGTATTGATCGGTTTTTTCTGGAGATTCAGGGGTCGGGCAGGGTGGCGCTTGCCGATGGGGAAATTGCGCGCCTGCACTATGCCGGGGTTAATGGTCGTAAATACAGTGCGGTGGGCAAATATCTCATTGATAAAAACGAAGTACCAAAGGAGAAGATGTCCATGCAGGCCATACGCGAATGGCTCTCCACCCACCCGGACCGCATGGACGAGGTGCTTTTTACCAATGAAAGCTTTGTGTTTTTCAAAGAAGGTAAAGGCGGCCCCTTTGGTTGCATCAATGTCGCCGTAACGCCTGTACGTTCAATAGCCACGGACATCAAACTTTTTCCCAAAGGCGGACTGGCTTTTATCCAGACGGCGTTGCCCGCCGGCATAGGCCAGCCAAAAGAGGCATGGCCCAGGGCGTCTTTGTTTGTGCTTAACCAGGATACCGGCGGCGCCATCAAAGGACCGGGCCGGGTAGATCTGTTCTGCGGTGCCGGTGACTGGGCGGACTACACTGCCGGCCACATGGTGGCCAGGGGACAACTTTATTTTTTGGTGCTTAACCAAACGAACTAA
- a CDS encoding fused response regulator/phosphatase: protein MADAYSILVVDDNLLNLKLIGKVLTKEGYIAILADNGPDARRIAAQEHPDLILLDIEMPDEDGFEVIKKLKNDAATVTIPVIFLTGMSEVDVKLKGFELGAVDYIVKPFHPQEVLARVRIHLKLSIGTNSLVQNQARKLRQVTQAQNAMLPKPEDFPDAGFSVFYLPLEEAGGDFYDILNISNQIIGYFLADSSGHDIGTSYITASVKALLAQNCNLVYSPIESMRMINAVLVEILPREKYLTACYMHLNRDTRIMTLVNAGHPPVICMPKGKTPFFIKTQGDILGMFADATFGIKKIAVNEGDRFFIYSDGLVESTEKKVSWVAGMKRLLSQYRKTHPEKG from the coding sequence ATGGCTGATGCATATTCCATACTTGTGGTTGACGACAACCTGTTGAATCTTAAGCTTATTGGAAAAGTGCTGACCAAGGAAGGGTATATTGCTATTTTGGCGGACAATGGACCGGATGCCAGGCGTATAGCTGCCCAGGAACATCCGGATCTTATCCTGCTCGACATTGAAATGCCCGATGAAGACGGGTTTGAAGTTATTAAGAAACTTAAAAATGATGCTGCTACGGTCACCATCCCCGTGATTTTTTTAACGGGTATGTCCGAGGTGGATGTCAAGCTCAAGGGTTTTGAACTCGGAGCCGTGGACTATATCGTCAAGCCCTTTCATCCCCAGGAGGTTTTGGCCCGGGTACGTATTCACCTCAAACTTTCCATTGGCACCAATTCCCTGGTGCAGAACCAGGCCAGAAAGCTGCGCCAGGTAACCCAGGCCCAGAACGCCATGTTGCCCAAGCCCGAAGACTTTCCCGATGCCGGATTCAGTGTTTTTTACCTGCCCCTGGAAGAGGCCGGTGGGGATTTTTATGATATCTTAAATATTTCAAATCAGATCATCGGATATTTTCTGGCGGATTCATCGGGGCATGACATTGGAACCTCTTACATAACTGCTTCTGTCAAGGCGCTTCTGGCCCAGAACTGCAACTTGGTGTATTCGCCTATAGAAAGCATGAGAATGATCAACGCCGTGCTTGTGGAAATTTTGCCCAGGGAAAAATATCTTACCGCATGCTACATGCACCTGAATCGCGACACCAGGATCATGACCCTGGTGAATGCAGGTCATCCCCCTGTGATTTGCATGCCCAAGGGGAAAACCCCTTTTTTTATAAAAACCCAGGGAGACATCCTGGGCATGTTTGCCGATGCGACCTTTGGTATAAAAAAAATTGCAGTGAATGAAGGGGATCGATTTTTTATTTACTCGGATGGCCTGGTGGAATCCACAGAAAAAAAAGTATCATGGGTGGCAGGGATGAAAAGGCTTTTATCGCAATACCGCAAAACTCACCCCGAAAAGGGTTGA
- a CDS encoding amidohydrolase family protein has protein sequence MIIDSHTHLFFQAVADDRTPFFDNEPEFKLLYDSPKSKITTVSQLIGAMDRHEVDISILSGFPWRNPEHTERNNDAVLEAVTAHPKRLRGLACFDLSWEGAAKEAERCIDAGLSGVGELAFYLSGIDDRAIRLLEPVMDVLKRKGNLPCMIHTNEPLGHSYPGKTPVTLEQIDNLARTFSDNKIILAHWGGGIFFYHIMKKQMKERLKNIWYDTAASVFLYDPEIYDMALKAGVLEKVLFGTDYPLLTPDRYYSDIDQSQLTLDQKRMVLGENAQALYPDL, from the coding sequence GTGATTATCGATTCCCATACCCATCTTTTTTTTCAAGCCGTTGCAGATGACAGGACCCCATTCTTTGACAACGAACCTGAATTCAAGCTTTTATATGATTCCCCAAAATCAAAAATTACAACGGTGTCTCAACTGATAGGCGCCATGGATCGACATGAGGTGGATATCTCCATTCTTTCAGGATTTCCATGGCGCAATCCAGAACACACAGAACGAAACAATGATGCCGTACTTGAGGCGGTCACCGCCCACCCGAAACGGTTGCGGGGTCTGGCCTGTTTTGATCTGTCCTGGGAAGGTGCGGCAAAAGAGGCTGAACGCTGTATTGATGCAGGGCTTTCCGGTGTGGGAGAACTGGCCTTTTATCTGTCCGGCATTGATGATAGGGCTATCCGGCTTCTGGAGCCTGTGATGGATGTACTCAAGCGCAAGGGCAATTTACCATGTATGATCCATACCAATGAACCTTTGGGCCATTCCTATCCAGGGAAAACCCCTGTTACCCTTGAACAGATTGATAATCTGGCCCGGACTTTTTCAGACAACAAAATCATTCTGGCCCACTGGGGCGGCGGTATCTTTTTTTATCACATCATGAAAAAACAGATGAAAGAACGGCTTAAAAACATCTGGTATGATACGGCCGCGTCTGTTTTTCTTTATGACCCGGAAATCTACGACATGGCCCTAAAGGCCGGGGTACTGGAAAAAGTTTTATTTGGCACGGATTATCCCCTGCTTACCCCAGACAGGTATTACAGCGACATTGACCAGTCACAGCTGACTTTAGATCAGAAACGGATGGTACTTGGAGAAAATGCCCAGGCCCTGTATCCTGATTTATAA
- the ccsA gene encoding cytochrome c biogenesis protein CcsA, which yields MNIPFILLQCATFFYLISTAGYFCYLFYQKDRIQQTALGALGIGAVVHLFAIVLQSAALGGLPIYTLGQSLSMAGLSLAAMFLYVQYRFHLKILGVYATAMITVLMLASIFLPEAAQAPDKIYKGIFFFGHIILIFSGESMLALACGAGILYLLQEQGIKGKSPGFFFKRLPSLDFLDAVSYTCITTGFALLTFGLVTGFIYARSVWGSFWRWDVKEVFSLGAWLVYAVLLHLRLYAGWRGRNSAIMSVIGFIILIFTFLGVNSFLGGHHQGFTQ from the coding sequence ATGAATATTCCTTTTATCCTTTTGCAGTGTGCAACCTTTTTTTACCTGATTAGTACAGCCGGGTATTTTTGTTATCTGTTTTATCAGAAAGACCGGATACAGCAAACTGCTTTAGGCGCTCTGGGTATCGGGGCCGTGGTTCATCTGTTTGCCATTGTTCTGCAAAGCGCGGCACTTGGCGGGCTGCCCATCTATACCCTTGGCCAGAGTCTGTCCATGGCAGGCCTGTCCCTTGCTGCCATGTTTCTCTATGTGCAGTACCGATTCCACCTAAAAATTCTTGGTGTGTATGCCACGGCAATGATCACTGTCCTTATGCTTGCGTCCATTTTTCTGCCCGAGGCAGCCCAGGCACCGGACAAGATCTACAAGGGGATTTTCTTTTTCGGACACATCATTCTTATTTTTAGCGGGGAGTCCATGCTGGCCCTGGCCTGCGGTGCCGGAATCCTTTATCTGCTCCAAGAGCAGGGCATCAAAGGCAAAAGTCCGGGTTTCTTTTTCAAACGATTGCCGTCTTTGGATTTTTTGGATGCAGTGTCCTATACCTGTATTACCACAGGGTTTGCTTTGCTTACCTTTGGGCTTGTCACCGGCTTTATTTATGCCAGGTCCGTGTGGGGCAGTTTCTGGCGATGGGATGTAAAAGAGGTGTTTTCCCTGGGAGCCTGGCTGGTGTATGCGGTGCTTTTGCATCTACGGCTTTATGCGGGTTGGCGGGGGCGCAATTCCGCAATTATGTCCGTAATTGGCTTTATCATTCTAATTTTTACCTTTCTGGGGGTGAATTCCTTCCTTGGCGGGCATCACCAGGGGTTTACCCAATAA